Proteins from a genomic interval of Rosa chinensis cultivar Old Blush chromosome 2, RchiOBHm-V2, whole genome shotgun sequence:
- the LOC112186616 gene encoding U-box domain-containing protein 4: MEITMFKALLNKISSFFHFSSHENINLDPVQKYYKKTEEILKLLKNVLDAIVDSEIASYEVLNKQFEELGHYVDELREQFQDWQPLLSKVNLVLQVESLISKISTCSLDVFQLLKTSEQHLPDELGSASLEPCIQKLKHMSYEQTSTVIKDAISDLVEGIAPSSEILVKIAEGLSLRSNQEILIEAVALEKLKENAEQSEKIEEAEYIEHMIALVTRMHERLITIKQSESCSAVPIPADFCCPLSLELMTDPVIVASGQTYERTFIKNWIDLGLTVCPKTRQTLAHTNLIPNYTVKALIANWCESNNVKLPDPTKSVCLNKPTHLLGHAEPGAPKDLPILPHSRVNSSMSPESTRSMGSPTNKYISSGGLHREGSSPFHPRSASEGSLSVAGNGQVLDIARVSSTSSEDRSATIDERGTDLVSQQSTSPSRNEFPITTEANQSSQNHNRSASASSILSNTNGTRENAVDADGSLQTSGNLSGYSSDASGEFRSGPPAATPQHRETELPTRLPEARPRNPMWRRPSGNLIPRIVLTPSTETRPDLSGLEAQVRTLVEDLKSTSLDTQREATYELRMLAKHNMDNRIVIANCGAITLLVELLRSTDSRVQENSVTALLNLSINDNNKTLIATANAIEPLIHVLETGSAEAKENSAATLFSLSVIEDNKVRIGRSGAIRPLVDLLGNGTPRGRKDAATALFNLSIFHENKGRIVQAGAVKYLVELMDPAAGMVDKAVAVLANLSTIPEGRTAIGQEGGIPVLVEVVELGSARGKENAAAALLQLCTNSNRYCSMVLQEGAVPPLVVLSQSGTPRAREKAQTLLRYFRDHRHGSAGRG, from the exons ATGGAGATAACGATGTTCAAAGCACTTCTTAATAAAATCTCctcttttttccatttttcatcCCATGAGAACATAAATTTGGACCCTGTTCAGAAGTACTacaaaaaaacagaagagaTATTAAAATTGTTGAAGAATGTACTTGATGCCATTGTTGATTCTGAGATAGCTTCTTATGAAGTGCTTAATAAGCAATTTGAAGAACTGGGTCACTATGTTGATGAATTGAGGGAGCAATTTCAAGACTGGCAGCCATTGTTGAGTAAAGTGAATCTT GTTCTGCAAGTTGAATCATTGATATCAAAGATTTCGACTTGTAGCCTGGATGTCTTTCAGCTACTGAAGACTTCTGAGCAACATCTCCCTGATGAATTGGGTTCAGCATCTCTTGAG CCCTGCATACAGAAACTAAAGCATATGAGCTATGAGCAAACATCAACTGTCATTAAAGATGCTATAAGTGATCTAGTGGAGGGTATTGCGCCTAGCTCAGAGATCCTAGTGAAAATTGCAGAGGGCCTTAGCTTGAGGTCGAATCAGGAGATCCTTATCGAGGCTGTGGCACTCGAAAAGCTGAAGGAGAATGCTGAACAATCTGAAAAGATCGAGGAAGCAGAATATATTGAGCATATGATAGCCCTCGTCACTCGTATGCATGAGCGTCTTATTACGATAAAGCAGTCTGAAAGCTGCAGCGCAGTTCCAATACCTGCTGATTTCTGCTGTCCTCTCTCTCTGGAGCTGATGACAGATCCAGTGATTGTGGCATCAGGACAAACCTATGAGAGGACTTTCATCAAGAATTGGATTGATCTTGGCCTCACAGTTTGTCCTAAGACACGGCAGACTTTAGCTCACACCAATTTGATACCTAATTACACTGTAAAGGCACTGATTGCAAATTGGTGCGAGTCGAACAATGTGAAACTGCCTGATCCCACAAAGTCTGTGTGCTTAAATAAGCCAACACACCTCCTTGGACATGCAGAGCCTGGTGCGCCAAAGGACTTGCCTATTCTTCCTCATTCTAGGGTCAATTCATCAATGTCACCTGAGTCAACTCGATCTATGGGTTCCCCCACTAATAAATATATCTCATCTGGTGGATTGCATCGGGAAGGAAGTTCTCCATTCCATCCTCGTTCCGCATCAGAAGGTTCCTTGTCAGTAGCTGGAAATGGGCAGGTTTTGGATATCGCAAGAGTATCATCTACAAGTTCTGAAGATAGATCTGCCACTATAGACGAAAGGGGTACAGATCTAGTGAGCCAACAGTCTACATCACCATCCAGAAATGAATTTCCTATTACTACTGAAGCCAACCAGTCGTCACAAAACCATAATAGAAGTGCCTCAGCATCCAGCATACTTTCTAATACCAATGGTACTCGAGAAAATGCAGTAGATGccgatgggtccttacagacatcAGGCAACCTGTCAGGCTACAGCAGTGATGCTTCTGGGGAGTTTAGATCAGGACCACCGGCTGCTACCCCTCAACACAGAGAAACTGAGTTGCCAACCAGATTGCCGGAGGCAAGACCTCGAAACCCAATGTGGCGCCGACCTTCTGGGAACTTAATCCCAAGGATAGTTTTGACTCCATCCACTGAAACAAGACCTGACCTTTCTGGACTAGAAGCCCAAGTTCGAACCCTGGTAGAGGACTTGAAAAGCACTTCACTTGATACTCAAAGAGAAGCAACATATGAACTCCGGATGCTTGCAAAGCATAATATGGATAATCGGATTGTTATTGCAAACTGTGGGGCCATTACCTTGTTGGTGGAATTACTCCGTTCTACAGATTCAAGGGTCCAGGAAAATTCTGTCACAGCACTTCTTAACTTGTCGATCAATGATAACAACAAAACTTTAATTGCTACTGCTAACGCAATTGAACCTCTTATTCATGTCCTTGAGACAGGGAGTGCTGAGGCCAAGGAGAACTCAGCCGCCACTCTGTTTAGCCTTTCGGTGATTGAGGATAACAAGGTTCGTATTGGAAGGTCAGGGGCTATTAGGCCTCTAGTTGATCTATTGGGGAATGGGACTCCTAGAGGGAGGAAAGATGCAGCCACGGCTTTGTTTAATTTGTCAATATTCCATGAGAACAAAGGTCGGATTGTTCAAGCTGGTGCTGTAAAGTACTTGGTGGAGTTAATGGACCCAGCTGCTGGAATGGTTGACAAGGCAGTTGCTGTTTTGGCTAATCTTTCTACAATTCCTGAAGGAAGGACGGCAATTGGTCAGGAGGGTGGGATCCCTGTTCTAGTTGAGGTGGTTGAGTTGGGTTCTGCTAGAGGGAAGGAGAATGCAGCTGCTGCTCTTTTACAGCTCTGCACAAATAGTAATAGGTATTGCAGTATGGTGCTCCAAGAAGGAGCTGTCCCGCCGTTAGTCGTATTGTCACAATCTGGCACCCCAAGGGCCAGAGAAAAG GCTCAGACACTACTTAGATACTTCAGAGACCATAGACATGGTAGTGCCGGTAGAGGATAA